From Pseudodesulfovibrio nedwellii:
GCTTGGGGCCTTTGCCCGCCCATGCGAAATTCTTCATGTCGTCAATGTAAATCGGCTTGGTGCCGTCCCATGTGTAAGGGCGGTCACAGGACACGCGGTCGGCCAGATTCAAACCTTCCATGTTTTCAATGGATTGGGCTTTTTTGACGAGTTCTTCGGGGTTGACGTCACCGGTGGCAATGTATCCACGCTGTGCGCCATGCAAACGCAAATGGCGTGTCAGGGCGCGGGTGTCGATGCCTTCGATACCCATAACACCGACTTCGGTCAGATAGTCGGGCAGAGACATGGTGGATCGCCAGTTGCTCGGACGTTTGCAGCATTCCTTGACGATGAAGCCACCGACTTGGACCTTGTGGGATTCCACGTCCTCGGGGTTCACGCCGTAGTTACCAATAAGCGGATAGGTCATGGTGACCATCTGTCCGGTGTAGGAGGGATCGGTCAGAATCTCCTGATAGCCGGTCATGCCGGTGTTGAAGATGACTTCGCCGCTGGCTTCGCCCTGTCCGGTGAAACTCGTCCCCTTGAAAATGGTGCCGTCTTCGAGGGCAAGTATCGCTTTCATCAATCGTTCTCCAGAATGTTCTTCACAGTTGCGAGATCGTTGGGCCTGTCCACGCCGTGGCAGGTGTGCCTTGTCTCAGTCACATAAATATCGATACCGTCTTCAAGCAGACGGAGTTGCTCCAGCTTTTCACGTTGTTCCAATGGGCTTGGTTCGAGACTGCCGAACCGCTCCAGAGCCTCCATGCGGAATGCGTACAGCCCAATGTGGAGAAGGAATCCGTGCATTTTTTCATCGCGATCATGGGGGACGAGGGAGCGAGAAAAGTAGAGTGCTCGTCCATTTTTTGCTCGAACAACCTTCACCCGATCGGGGGAGAGGGCTTCGTCTTCACCTATTGCTGTCGCCAGAGTGGTCACTCGGACGGTGCAGTCAGTGAAAGGAGTTACAAGTTCGGTCAGCATAATCGGTTCCAGGCACGGTTCATCGCCCTGAATATTGACCACCACGGCCTCGGAGTCGATGTTGAGCTTCCGTGCGGCTTCCAATACCCGATCCGTTCCGCTGGAATGGTCGGTCCGGGTCATGACGACCGGCACGTTTAATTTTTCGGCTGCCTCGAATATGCGAGCATCGTCAGTTGCTAGGGTAACGCTTGTCATTTGAGGACATTGTGCGGCCCGGGAGTAGACGTGCCAGAACATGGGCATGCCTTTGATTTCAACCAGAGGTTTGCCGGGAAAGCGGGAGGATTCATACCTCGCCGGGATTATGCCGTGACATTCGGGAAATTCGCTCATCTCGTTCCGTGGTGCGTTCTTAGTCTTTATTGAGAAAATCAGCAACCTGTTTGCAGACGGCTTTTGCGCCGCCCTTGTGGTCCGCGATATATTCTTTTGCCAGTTTGGCGACATTGCGTCGAGCAGGAGTTTTATCCAGAATGGAAATCAAGGCGTTTTGCGCTGCCTGCCAATCTTTGGCCTCCACAGTCAGACCCGAGTCAAAGATGTCTTTGCCTACCCATGCGAAATTTTTCCAATGGGGACCGGTAACCGGGGTCACGCCACAGGTTAGCGGTTCAAGGAAGTTCTGTCCGCCGAGAGGAGCAAGGCTGCCGCCGACAAAGGCTGCTTGAGCCAATCCATAAGCCGGGACCAATTCTCCGAAGGCATCCCAGAGAATGACAGTGCCGGGCAGGGCGGGGCCATTGAGACGAGATCTGTGTATCCAGTTCAACCCTGCTGAGTTCATTGCCGTTTCCCATATTTTCATGTGGTGCATGTGTCGCGGGAATAGACCG
This genomic window contains:
- the carA gene encoding glutamine-hydrolyzing carbamoyl-phosphate synthase small subunit: MKAILALEDGTIFKGTSFTGQGEASGEVIFNTGMTGYQEILTDPSYTGQMVTMTYPLIGNYGVNPEDVESHKVQVGGFIVKECCKRPSNWRSTMSLPDYLTEVGVMGIEGIDTRALTRHLRLHGAQRGYIATGDVNPEELVKKAQSIENMEGLNLADRVSCDRPYTWDGTKPIYIDDMKNFAWAGKGPKLAVFDFGIKWNILRLMAAEGFDMIVLPSHYTAAEVRELGPDAIFLSNGPGDPAAVATAVQATKELSNEYPIAGICLGHQILGLAMGGKTFKLKFGHHGCNHPVIDLHTEKIEISSQNHGFCVDIEGLDFLEPTHKNLNDDTLEGFRHKEKPLLAIQHHPEAGPGPHDSRYFFARFRDMVRKSTGI
- the kdsB gene encoding 3-deoxy-manno-octulosonate cytidylyltransferase, with amino-acid sequence MSEFPECHGIIPARYESSRFPGKPLVEIKGMPMFWHVYSRAAQCPQMTSVTLATDDARIFEAAEKLNVPVVMTRTDHSSGTDRVLEAARKLNIDSEAVVVNIQGDEPCLEPIMLTELVTPFTDCTVRVTTLATAIGEDEALSPDRVKVVRAKNGRALYFSRSLVPHDRDEKMHGFLLHIGLYAFRMEALERFGSLEPSPLEQREKLEQLRLLEDGIDIYVTETRHTCHGVDRPNDLATVKNILEND